A genomic region of Candidatus Stoquefichus sp. SB1 contains the following coding sequences:
- a CDS encoding DUF979 domain-containing protein, whose translation MAEFLSVYLPEFFYVLCGLVSFDTAIRATKNEEARIGTSLFWCLLGIIFMFGKIIPATIVGGLLVVMGCLTAFKQVKMGKFVESTPEFRQSASEKVGNSIFIPAVSIGIMALILSFVKYRTVVDGTIKMQALDGAVMTGTACVVALLLAFIICKPKVSETRSDTSRLLMQVGASCLLPQLLGALGSVFKEAGVGEVISNIISSVVPSGNIVIGVIVYVLGMVIFTMIMGNAFAAFTVITIGIGFPFVIAQGGNPAVIGALGMTAGYCGTLLTPMAANFNIVPCAVLETKDQKWAVIKAQLPMALVMIVIHIILMLVLGF comes from the coding sequence ATGGCTGAATTTTTAAGTGTATATCTTCCTGAATTCTTTTATGTATTATGTGGGTTGGTTAGTTTTGATACGGCTATTCGTGCTACAAAAAATGAAGAAGCACGCATTGGAACATCTTTGTTTTGGTGTCTTTTAGGAATTATTTTTATGTTTGGTAAAATTATTCCTGCTACAATTGTTGGTGGATTATTGGTTGTTATGGGATGTTTAACAGCTTTTAAACAAGTGAAAATGGGAAAATTTGTCGAATCGACTCCAGAATTTCGTCAAAGTGCAAGTGAAAAAGTTGGCAATAGTATTTTTATTCCAGCAGTATCAATTGGAATTATGGCTTTGATTTTATCATTTGTGAAATATCGTACAGTTGTTGATGGGACAATAAAAATGCAGGCTCTTGATGGTGCAGTGATGACGGGTACAGCTTGTGTAGTGGCACTTTTATTAGCTTTTATCATTTGTAAGCCTAAGGTTTCAGAAACACGTTCTGATACATCTCGTTTACTAATGCAGGTAGGAGCATCATGCTTATTACCACAATTGTTAGGAGCCCTTGGAAGTGTATTTAAAGAAGCAGGTGTAGGTGAAGTTATTTCTAACATTATTTCAAGTGTCGTTCCTTCTGGTAATATTGTGATTGGTGTGATTGTCTATGTGTTAGGAATGGTTATTTTTACAATGATTATGGGAAATGCTTTTGCTGCATTTACAGTTATTACAATTGGTATTGGTTTTCCATTTGTTATTGCTCAAGGTGGAAATCCAGCTGTTATTGGTGCATTAGGAATGACTGCTGGATATTGTGGTACACTATTAACACCAATGGCTGCAAACTTTAATATTGTGCCATGTGCTGTCTTAGAAACCAAAGATCAAAAATGGGCAGTTATTAAAGCACAATTACCAATGGCTCTTGTTATGATAGTCATTCATATTATTTTAATGTTAGTATTAGGATTCTAG
- the pcp gene encoding pyroglutamyl-peptidase I, giving the protein MKILVTGFDPFNGEKINPAIESVKLLPDTIAGAQIIKLEIPTVCHLSLKVIEEAIEQHNPDVILSIGQAGGRTDITVERIGINIDDCRIPDNAGQQIIDEPVFADGPAAYFVNLPIKAMVARIQEHQIPASVSNSAGTFVCNHVTYGVRHIIETKFPGKRSGFIHIPFLPQQVINKKNMPSMSLETIVEALSVAIEAIVDTEVDLKITGGATH; this is encoded by the coding sequence ATGAAAATACTTGTTACAGGTTTTGATCCATTTAATGGAGAAAAGATTAATCCGGCTATAGAATCAGTTAAATTATTACCTGATACAATTGCTGGTGCTCAGATTATTAAATTAGAAATACCAACAGTATGTCATCTTTCATTAAAAGTAATAGAAGAGGCGATTGAACAACATAATCCAGATGTTATTTTGTCTATTGGTCAAGCTGGCGGAAGAACAGATATAACTGTTGAAAGAATCGGTATTAATATTGATGATTGTCGTATTCCGGATAATGCTGGACAACAAATTATTGATGAACCTGTTTTTGCAGATGGACCAGCTGCTTATTTTGTCAATTTGCCAATTAAAGCAATGGTTGCACGTATTCAAGAACATCAGATACCAGCATCTGTATCAAATAGTGCAGGAACATTTGTTTGCAATCATGTGACATATGGTGTTCGTCATATCATTGAAACAAAATTTCCTGGCAAAAGAAGTGGTTTTATACATATTCCTTTTTTACCTCAACAAGTTATTAATAAAAAGAACATGCCTAGCATGAGTTTAGAGACAATTGTTGAAGCGTTAAGTGTGGCTATTGAGGCCATTGTTGATACTGAAGTTGATTTAAAAATTACTGGTGGAGCAACGCATTAA
- a CDS encoding gamma-glutamylcyclotransferase family protein, whose translation MKQKIFVYGTLRKGMYNYDLYLRDEKSFRYYAYAKGSLMTILGRVYPAYLTDGQDMILGEIHEVSDETMNSIDQLEGYLGEGNPKNEYNKELCDIYNEQGEVVEQAYIYVYNMENPSNVFTLGKDIESHDYVEYIQKVKLREKSLFDYDVE comes from the coding sequence ATGAAACAGAAAATATTTGTATATGGAACATTGAGAAAAGGAATGTATAATTATGATTTGTATTTAAGAGATGAAAAATCATTTCGTTATTATGCCTATGCAAAAGGAAGCCTTATGACAATCCTTGGGAGAGTATACCCAGCCTATTTAACAGATGGTCAAGATATGATTTTAGGTGAAATTCATGAAGTAAGTGATGAAACTATGAATTCTATTGATCAGTTAGAAGGATATCTTGGTGAAGGTAATCCTAAAAATGAATATAACAAGGAATTATGTGATATTTATAATGAACAGGGTGAGGTTGTAGAACAAGCTTATATATATGTTTATAATATGGAAAATCCAAGTAATGTTTTTACATTAGGTAAGGATATTGAATCACATGATTATGTTGAGTATATTCAAAAAGTGAAATTACGTGAAAAAAGTTTATTCGATTATGATGTCGAATAG
- a CDS encoding cysteine hydrolase family protein produces the protein MKRLLVVVDFQNDFVSGSLGFEKAKELEDHIVNLIKEYHMNGDEVVYTMDTHTENYLTTYEGKHLPIEHCIEHTDGWELYGKVGELLQDCLCFKKPTFPSLDLAYYLEGKEYQDITFVGVVSHICVLSNAIMAKAAQPDIPICIDLRGCASADEKVHQESIDVMKSLQIEIIE, from the coding sequence ATGAAAAGATTATTAGTCGTAGTAGATTTTCAAAATGATTTTGTTTCTGGTAGTTTAGGTTTTGAGAAAGCTAAAGAATTAGAAGATCATATTGTTAATCTTATTAAGGAGTATCATATGAATGGTGATGAAGTTGTTTATACAATGGATACCCATACTGAAAACTATCTCACAACATATGAAGGAAAACATCTTCCAATAGAACATTGTATAGAACATACAGATGGCTGGGAACTTTATGGCAAAGTTGGGGAATTACTACAAGATTGTTTATGTTTTAAAAAGCCTACCTTCCCTTCATTGGATTTGGCTTACTATTTGGAAGGAAAAGAATATCAAGATATTACCTTTGTTGGGGTTGTTTCTCATATTTGTGTTTTATCTAACGCTATTATGGCCAAAGCTGCTCAACCTGATATACCTATCTGCATTGATTTAAGAGGTTGTGCAAGTGCTGATGAAAAAGTTCATCAGGAAAGTATTGATGTTATGAAGTCATTACAAATTGAAATTATCGAATAA
- a CDS encoding ArsR/SmtB family transcription factor — protein MDKSTIVNQNVVDQVTKSLPDEEILYDVAELFKVFGDSTRIKIICALFESEMCVYDLAAALQMTQSAISHQLRILKTANLVKFRRDGKMMYYSLDDEHVQQIFDAGYKHVIE, from the coding sequence ATGGATAAATCAACAATTGTTAATCAAAATGTCGTTGATCAGGTGACAAAATCATTGCCTGATGAAGAAATATTATATGATGTTGCTGAATTATTTAAAGTTTTTGGCGATTCAACACGAATTAAAATTATATGTGCACTCTTTGAATCAGAGATGTGTGTTTATGATTTAGCCGCTGCTTTACAGATGACACAATCAGCTATTTCTCATCAGTTAAGAATATTAAAGACAGCGAATTTAGTGAAATTTAGAAGAGATGGAAAAATGATGTATTATTCATTAGATGATGAACATGTTCAACAAATTTTCGATGCTGGATATAAGCATGTTATAGAATAA
- a CDS encoding heavy metal translocating P-type ATPase has translation MLKKYVIKNLDCASCAQKIENMIQKRDDVQECSLSFANELLMIESVHEIDIDELQSAIQKLEPEVTIEEKGQHQSHVHHHTHHEDACGCGHDHSHHEHHHGEDCDHDHDHCDCDHQHDHDHRSLDKQGVLAYHIAGLDCASCAMKVESAIQKMEQVDDAVLNFSTETLQVVPHSQVNKDELLIALQQVIDHVEDGVVLSYKDEKRIIEKPQLFVWKDNLALIIGVVAYIISLLLKSQSYAVFGFVIAYILIGYEVVFKAVKNILRGEIFDENFLMSIATIGAFLIGDYAEAVAVLLFYSIGEIFQSYAVNKTRSSISSLMDIKSEYANLKTNDGVIKVTPEEVKVGDILVVKVGEKIPLDGVIVNGHSLLDTSSLTGESVPRDAYQNDEVLAGVVNLTEILEVKVTKPYVDSTVSKILELMENAASKKAPIEKFITRFARIYTPTVVGLAVLLAIVPMFIFEDAQFTEWLYRALTFLVVSCPCALVISIPLGLYAGLGKASKLGALIKGGNYLELLKDVDTVVFDKTGTLTKGSFDVVEVNGSDDLLMYGAYGEFYSNHPIAKSIVAKYAQNIDESQIRDFKEVAGKGIDVMIRQKHVVLGNASFFEELGIAVKEPQTVGTIVYVAIDGQFAGSIVVADQIKETTVKGIQALKSVGIKNTVMLTGDHHRVAEDVAQKLGIDSVYSELLPQDKVGKVEELLNRKQGYVAFVGDGINDAPVLARADVGIAMGGVGSDAAIEAADVVLMQDNIETIKDAIVVSHKTNKILRQNVAFTLIIKIGVLLLTMFGLSNMWMGVFADVGVTLIAILNAMRVLR, from the coding sequence ATGCTAAAGAAGTATGTTATTAAAAATCTTGATTGTGCATCATGCGCACAAAAGATTGAAAATATGATTCAAAAAAGAGATGATGTTCAAGAATGCTCATTGTCATTTGCCAATGAATTGTTAATGATAGAATCAGTTCATGAAATAGATATAGATGAATTACAAAGTGCTATTCAAAAATTAGAACCAGAAGTGACAATTGAAGAAAAGGGTCAACACCAATCACATGTTCATCATCATACACATCATGAAGATGCTTGTGGCTGTGGACATGACCATAGTCATCATGAACATCATCATGGTGAAGACTGTGACCATGATCATGACCATTGTGATTGTGATCATCAACACGACCATGATCATCGTTCATTAGATAAACAAGGCGTTCTTGCTTATCATATTGCAGGGTTGGATTGTGCATCATGTGCAATGAAAGTGGAGTCAGCTATTCAAAAAATGGAACAAGTTGATGATGCAGTTTTGAATTTTTCAACAGAGACATTGCAAGTTGTTCCACATAGTCAAGTCAATAAAGATGAATTATTGATTGCTTTACAGCAAGTTATTGATCATGTTGAAGATGGAGTGGTTCTTTCTTATAAAGATGAGAAACGAATCATAGAGAAACCTCAGTTATTTGTATGGAAAGATAATCTTGCATTGATTATTGGTGTTGTGGCATATATTATAAGTTTATTGTTAAAAAGTCAGTCATATGCAGTCTTTGGTTTTGTTATTGCATATATACTGATTGGATATGAAGTTGTTTTTAAAGCAGTGAAAAATATTTTAAGAGGGGAAATCTTTGATGAAAACTTCTTAATGAGTATTGCAACAATAGGAGCTTTTCTGATTGGTGATTATGCAGAAGCTGTTGCGGTGTTGTTGTTCTATTCAATTGGTGAGATTTTTCAATCTTATGCTGTTAATAAAACGAGAAGTTCGATTTCTTCTTTAATGGATATTAAGAGTGAATATGCTAACTTAAAAACAAATGATGGAGTGATTAAGGTGACACCAGAAGAAGTGAAAGTTGGCGATATATTGGTTGTTAAAGTGGGTGAAAAAATTCCTTTGGATGGCGTTATTGTGAATGGTCATTCATTGTTGGATACTTCTAGTTTAACAGGGGAATCTGTGCCTAGAGATGCTTATCAAAATGATGAAGTTTTAGCCGGGGTTGTCAATTTAACAGAAATATTAGAAGTTAAGGTGACAAAACCATATGTTGATTCAACTGTTTCAAAAATCTTGGAATTAATGGAAAATGCGGCAAGTAAAAAAGCACCTATTGAAAAATTTATTACAAGATTTGCAAGAATCTATACACCAACAGTTGTTGGCTTAGCCGTTTTATTAGCGATTGTTCCAATGTTTATTTTTGAAGATGCTCAATTTACAGAATGGTTATATCGTGCCTTAACATTCTTGGTTGTTTCTTGTCCTTGTGCACTCGTCATCTCTATTCCATTAGGACTCTATGCTGGACTTGGAAAAGCAAGTAAGTTAGGGGCATTGATTAAAGGTGGAAATTATTTAGAATTATTGAAAGATGTGGATACTGTTGTTTTTGATAAAACAGGAACACTTACAAAAGGTTCGTTTGATGTTGTTGAAGTCAATGGTTCAGATGATTTGTTGATGTATGGTGCTTATGGTGAATTTTATAGTAATCATCCGATTGCGAAAAGTATTGTTGCAAAATATGCTCAAAATATTGATGAAAGCCAAATTCGTGATTTTAAAGAAGTGGCAGGTAAAGGTATAGATGTTATGATTCGTCAAAAACATGTTGTTTTGGGGAATGCATCTTTCTTTGAAGAATTAGGAATTGCTGTTAAAGAACCACAAACAGTTGGAACAATTGTTTATGTTGCTATTGATGGACAATTTGCAGGTTCAATTGTTGTTGCTGATCAGATTAAAGAAACAACAGTTAAAGGAATTCAAGCTTTAAAATCAGTAGGAATTAAAAATACGGTCATGTTAACAGGGGATCATCATCGTGTAGCTGAAGATGTTGCTCAAAAATTAGGAATTGACAGTGTATATAGTGAATTATTACCACAGGATAAAGTTGGTAAAGTAGAAGAATTATTAAATCGTAAACAAGGCTATGTTGCTTTTGTTGGTGATGGAATTAATGATGCCCCAGTTCTTGCAAGAGCAGATGTTGGTATTGCTATGGGTGGTGTTGGCAGTGATGCAGCCATTGAAGCTGCTGATGTTGTTTTGATGCAAGATAATATTGAAACAATTAAAGATGCTATTGTTGTTTCACATAAGACAAATAAGATTCTTAGACAAAATGTGGCTTTTACATTAATTATTAAAATAGGTGTTTTATTATTAACAATGTTTGGATTATCAAATATGTGGATGGGTGTTTTTGCTGATGTTGGTGTCACTTTAATTGCCATTTTAAATGCAATGCGCGTATTAAGATAA
- a CDS encoding FeoA family protein, with translation MTLDDVQPGKMVVIESVGGQGLLRRRLLEMGLTPKTKIKVRKIAPMGDPIEVYLRSYVLTLRKDDASKIEVREVSDE, from the coding sequence ATGACTTTAGATGATGTTCAGCCTGGAAAGATGGTTGTGATTGAATCAGTCGGTGGTCAAGGTTTATTAAGACGCCGTTTATTAGAAATGGGCTTAACGCCTAAAACAAAAATTAAAGTTCGTAAGATAGCACCAATGGGGGATCCGATTGAAGTGTATTTGCGTAGTTATGTGTTAACATTAAGAAAAGATGATGCTTCCAAGATTGAAGTCAGGGAGGTTAGTGATGAATAG
- the feoB gene encoding ferrous iron transport protein B — MNRKIALIGNQNCGKTTLFNALTGSSQHVGNFPGVTVEQKKGFIKKHKDEFELIDLPGIYSLSPYTSEEIVSIQFLLEEHPDLIINIVDATNIERNLYLTMQLMELNIPMILVLNMMDEVITSGNCIDIDGLKERLGMEVIPISASKNEGIEDVITAIEKTVGKPARHLDLCHGPVHKAIHSISHIVEQRVHALHLPLRYCVTKLIEGDQDMFKTLDVSDNDCHIIEHILEGMEDESGTDREAALVDMRYSFIEDVCYYCVFSECETKEQVRSEKIDRLLTHKYLGIPIFILIMLLIFYLTFYFIGAPLQDLMDQMITSLSHGIVAFLQRQHVAYWLRALIGDGILAGVGSVLSFLPVIVILFFFLSLLEDSGYMARVAFVMDKALRKIGLSGRSFVPMLIGFGCSVPAIMATRTLSSDRDRKMTIVLTPFMSCSAKLPIYGMIIAAFFPTKAALVMMTIYCIGILVAILSALLLKSTVFLGEPVPFVLELPAYRIPTLKNVFLNVWDKAKDFIRKAFTVIFIASMVIWFLQSFNFQFEMIEDSSQSILAAIGSFVAPIFKPLGFSDWRASTALMTGITAKESVVSTLTVLTQASNTVALNTALATIFTPLSGFAFLVFTVLYMPCIAAFAATKRELGSWWQAIGTVLFQTGVAYVVAFVIYQIGSFL, encoded by the coding sequence ATGAATAGAAAGATTGCATTGATTGGTAATCAAAATTGTGGAAAAACAACTTTATTTAATGCTCTAACAGGATCATCTCAACATGTGGGAAATTTTCCTGGTGTAACAGTTGAACAAAAAAAGGGTTTTATAAAAAAACATAAAGATGAATTTGAATTAATAGATTTACCAGGAATTTATTCGTTATCACCATATACATCTGAAGAAATTGTTTCAATTCAATTTTTATTAGAAGAACATCCTGATTTAATTATTAATATTGTTGATGCAACAAATATTGAAAGAAATTTATATTTAACAATGCAATTAATGGAATTAAATATTCCTATGATTCTTGTCTTAAATATGATGGATGAGGTGATTACCAGTGGAAATTGTATTGATATTGATGGATTAAAAGAACGATTAGGTATGGAAGTGATTCCGATTTCAGCAAGTAAGAATGAAGGTATTGAAGATGTGATTACAGCCATTGAAAAAACGGTTGGGAAACCAGCAAGGCATTTAGATTTATGCCATGGACCTGTTCATAAGGCAATTCATTCTATTTCTCATATTGTTGAACAGCGTGTTCATGCTTTACATCTTCCTTTGCGATATTGTGTGACAAAACTCATTGAGGGTGATCAGGATATGTTTAAGACCTTGGATGTCAGTGATAATGATTGCCATATTATTGAACATATTTTAGAAGGTATGGAGGATGAATCAGGAACTGATCGTGAAGCAGCTTTGGTTGATATGCGTTATTCATTTATTGAAGATGTTTGTTATTATTGTGTTTTTAGTGAATGTGAAACCAAAGAACAAGTTCGTTCTGAGAAAATAGATCGTTTACTTACACATAAATATTTAGGGATTCCTATCTTTATATTGATTATGTTATTAATTTTCTATTTGACATTTTATTTTATTGGTGCGCCATTACAAGATTTAATGGATCAGATGATTACTTCATTATCGCATGGAATTGTTGCATTTTTACAAAGACAGCATGTCGCTTATTGGTTACGTGCTTTGATTGGTGATGGTATATTAGCGGGTGTGGGAAGTGTCTTGTCTTTTTTGCCAGTCATTGTGATTTTGTTTTTCTTCTTGTCATTATTGGAAGATAGTGGTTATATGGCGAGAGTGGCTTTTGTTATGGATAAGGCCTTACGAAAGATTGGTTTATCTGGTCGCTCTTTTGTCCCTATGTTGATAGGGTTTGGATGTAGTGTTCCTGCTATTATGGCAACACGTACATTATCAAGTGATCGTGATCGAAAGATGACTATTGTATTGACCCCGTTTATGTCATGTAGTGCGAAGTTACCGATTTATGGAATGATTATTGCTGCGTTCTTTCCAACAAAGGCAGCACTTGTCATGATGACTATCTATTGTATTGGTATACTGGTCGCTATTCTTTCAGCGTTGTTGTTAAAAAGTACAGTTTTCTTAGGTGAACCTGTTCCTTTTGTATTAGAATTGCCAGCCTATCGTATACCTACTTTAAAAAATGTGTTTTTGAATGTGTGGGATAAAGCCAAAGATTTTATTCGTAAAGCTTTTACTGTTATATTTATTGCCTCAATGGTTATTTGGTTCTTACAAAGTTTTAATTTCCAATTTGAAATGATTGAAGATAGCAGTCAAAGTATTTTAGCAGCCATTGGTTCATTTGTTGCTCCAATATTTAAACCATTAGGATTTAGTGATTGGCGTGCTTCAACCGCATTGATGACTGGAATTACAGCTAAAGAATCAGTTGTGTCAACACTAACAGTTTTAACTCAAGCGTCTAATACTGTTGCTTTAAATACCGCTCTAGCAACAATCTTTACACCCTTAAGTGGTTTTGCATTTTTGGTGTTTACAGTCCTATATATGCCTTGTATTGCTGCCTTTGCAGCAACAAAACGTGAACTTGGTTCATGGTGGCAAGCTATTGGTACGGTTTTATTCCAGACAGGTGTTGCTTATGTTGTTGCGTTTGTTATTTATCAGATAGGGAGTTTTTTATGA
- a CDS encoding lactate utilization protein: MEKNVEKLLRIKEKELIQAFEANNMTCLFVKDKDELTHYLKGIFNQQKKVAVGGSVTLNQLGVIDLIRESDVDFIDRYEEGLSRDEMMNRFRESFFADLFITSTNALTMDGCLYNIDGTGNRVAAMIFGPKEVIVIAGLNKICLNEQEAIAHIRECSAPTNAMRLNKKTPCVKTGHCMDCRSPERICSSYVKLGYQGQVNRIKVIIVEENLGY; this comes from the coding sequence ATGGAAAAGAATGTAGAAAAGTTATTAAGGATTAAGGAAAAGGAATTAATTCAAGCTTTTGAAGCCAATAATATGACTTGTTTATTTGTGAAAGATAAGGATGAGTTAACACATTATTTAAAAGGTATTTTTAATCAGCAAAAAAAGGTTGCTGTTGGTGGAAGTGTAACTTTGAATCAATTAGGTGTTATTGATTTAATTAGAGAAAGTGATGTTGATTTTATTGATCGTTATGAGGAAGGATTATCTCGTGATGAAATGATGAATCGTTTTAGAGAAAGTTTTTTTGCTGATTTGTTTATTACCAGTACAAATGCGTTAACGATGGATGGTTGCTTATATAATATTGATGGGACAGGAAATCGTGTAGCGGCAATGATTTTTGGTCCAAAAGAAGTGATTGTCATTGCTGGACTTAATAAAATCTGTTTAAATGAACAAGAGGCTATCGCGCATATACGAGAATGTAGTGCCCCTACAAATGCTATGCGTTTAAATAAAAAAACACCTTGTGTCAAAACTGGTCATTGTATGGATTGTCGCAGTCCTGAGCGTATTTGCAGCAGTTATGTGAAACTGGGATATCAAGGACAAGTGAATAGGATTAAAGTCATTATTGTTGAAGAAAATTTAGGATATTAG
- the malQ gene encoding 4-alpha-glucanotransferase encodes MKRQAGLLFPISALPNRYGVGDFGKYAYELVDKMAAAYIHLWQILPLNPLGYGNSPYQPLSTHAGDEIYLSLDDFIKDGLLKEEEVTYFNSQLPFVAYQQVRPVKEQLYKLAFSRFQLHDDYQQFITENPWVQDYALFKVFKDQNQQKTWLEWEDEYKYYYQEKTFSLLPFIKDIDYQIFLQYYFFKQWNALKNYANAKGIMIIGDMPIYVGLDSADVWRHQENFLLEEDGTPSFVAGVPPDYFSKFGQRWGNPLYDWDYLESDHFKFWIERMKAAQKMYDTVRIDHFRAFDTYWKIPASEPTAVIGEWIEAPGYKLFDALYQNIDQLSILAEDLGELRNEVYELRDHYHLKGMYVFQFHHAYDFDFEKVIVYTGTHDNDTLVGWLDTIEQSETKILKELLEKYDEKEIYQKIIHYCLDLNANQVIVPFWDMMGCDASCRFNIPGQIGSPNWEYRLTSFDEFDSYLEVYANMIEKSHRKEG; translated from the coding sequence ATGAAAAGACAAGCAGGACTCTTATTTCCAATCTCTGCTTTGCCAAATCGTTATGGTGTTGGTGATTTTGGAAAATATGCATATGAATTAGTCGATAAAATGGCAGCTGCCTACATTCATTTATGGCAGATTTTACCATTGAATCCTTTAGGTTATGGAAATTCGCCATATCAGCCGTTATCAACACATGCGGGAGATGAGATTTATTTAAGTTTAGATGATTTTATAAAAGATGGTCTTTTAAAGGAAGAAGAAGTCACATATTTTAACAGTCAGTTACCTTTTGTTGCATATCAGCAGGTACGACCTGTAAAAGAACAATTATATAAGTTGGCTTTTTCACGTTTCCAACTTCATGATGATTATCAACAATTTATAACTGAAAATCCATGGGTTCAGGATTATGCTTTATTTAAAGTCTTTAAAGATCAGAACCAACAAAAAACATGGTTGGAATGGGAAGATGAATATAAATATTATTATCAGGAAAAGACATTTTCTTTATTACCATTTATCAAAGATATTGATTATCAAATATTTTTACAATATTATTTCTTTAAACAATGGAATGCTTTAAAGAATTATGCGAATGCAAAGGGCATTATGATTATTGGAGATATGCCTATTTATGTTGGATTAGATTCTGCTGATGTTTGGAGACATCAAGAAAATTTCTTATTGGAAGAAGATGGAACACCATCTTTTGTTGCTGGAGTTCCACCTGATTATTTTAGTAAATTTGGACAAAGATGGGGAAATCCATTATATGATTGGGACTATCTTGAGAGTGATCATTTTAAGTTTTGGATTGAACGTATGAAAGCTGCCCAAAAAATGTATGATACAGTTCGTATTGATCATTTTAGAGCTTTTGATACTTATTGGAAGATTCCTGCTAGTGAACCAACAGCAGTGATTGGAGAATGGATAGAGGCACCAGGGTATAAACTATTTGATGCATTGTATCAAAATATTGATCAACTTTCTATTTTAGCTGAAGATCTTGGTGAATTAAGAAATGAAGTTTATGAGTTAAGAGATCATTATCATTTGAAAGGAATGTATGTTTTTCAGTTCCATCATGCATATGATTTTGATTTTGAAAAGGTTATTGTTTATACAGGAACGCATGATAATGATACTTTAGTAGGATGGCTGGATACAATTGAACAATCAGAAACGAAAATATTAAAAGAATTACTTGAAAAATATGATGAAAAAGAGATATATCAGAAGATTATTCATTATTGTCTAGATTTAAATGCAAATCAAGTCATCGTTCCGTTTTGGGATATGATGGGATGTGACGCGTCATGTCGATTTAATATTCCAGGTCAAATTGGTTCTCCTAATTGGGAATATCGTTTAACATCATTTGATGAATTTGATTCATATTTAGAGGTTTATGCCAATATGATAGAAAAGAGTCATAGAAAAGAGGGGTAA